In the Paralichthys olivaceus isolate ysfri-2021 chromosome 15, ASM2471397v2, whole genome shotgun sequence genome, one interval contains:
- the slc22a6l gene encoding solute carrier family 22 member 6, with the protein MPFSELLEQVGSTGRFQILHVTLLCIPVLMMASHNLLQNFVATVPSHYCSAHANLSQAQLSPEDSLLITVPLDGAGRPQKCQRYAAPQWHLLGKNGTSGSGDLADATESFDAALQGCTDGWSYNMTERSTTIISEWHLVCDMRSFKQMGQTVYMGGVLVGALVFGSLSDRYGRRILLLFSNLLMAVSGTCAAFSTSFSLFCVFRFGCGMALSGLGLNTFSLIVEWIPTRVRTVVGTITGYCYTIGQLILVLIAYFIRDWRWLTLAVSLPFYVFFLISWWFHESSRWLALSNKSEQAIKNLKSVAKFNGRFEEGEKIDVKMLQESMKKEMSCTQGSYSILDLFHTPTMRTMTVCLSAVWLSTSFAYYGLAMDLQKFGVDIYLIQVIFGAVDIPAKVVVTVSMSYIGRRRSQCAVLIIAGVTILLNLLVPSDKQTIRTCLAVVGKGCLAASFNCCYLYSGELFPTIIRQNGMGWVSMMARIGAMVAPMVLLTSDYIPWLPGLIYGGAPILSGLAAIFLPETLGSPLPDTIQDVEERGSGKRSKMSQKETITLQDKQANLLKQTA; encoded by the exons ATGCCATTTAGTGAGCTCCTAGAGCAGGTGGGCAGCACAGGACGCTTCCAGATCCTGCATGTGACCCTCCTGTGTATCCCTGTCCTGATGATGGCCAGCCACAACCTGCTGCAGAACTTTGTGGCCACGGTGCCGTCTCACTACTGCAGCGCGCACGCAAACCTCTCTCAGGCCCAGCTGAGCCCGGAGGACTCGCTGCTGATCACGGTACCGTTGGACGGGGCAGGGAGGCCGCAGAAGTGCCAGCGTTACGCTGCTCCACAGTGGCACCTCCTGGGCAAGAATGGGACCTCCGGCTCGGGAGATCTGGCAGATGCCACAGAAAGTTTTGATGCTGCCCTGCAGGGATGCACAGACGGATGGTCCTATAACATGACTGAGAGGAGTACCACAATCATATCtgag TGGCATTTGGTGTGTGATATGCGCTCTTTCAAGCAAATGGGACAAACAGTCTATATGGGAGGTGTGCTTGTGGGAGCTCTTGTGTTTGGAAGTCTTTCAGACAG ATATGGTCGCCGtatcctcctgctcttctctaACCTGCTGATGGCCGTGTCAGGAACATGTGCCGCTTTCTCaacctccttctctctcttctgtgtgttcCGCTTCGGTTGTGGCATGGCTCTGTCTGGCCTGGGACTCAACACCTTCTCACTCA TTGTGGAGTGGATCCCCACTCGTGTCCGGACTGTGGTGGGGACAATCACTGGATACTGTTACACGATAGGACAGTTAATCCTGGTTTTAATAGCCTACTTCATTCGGGACTGGAGGTGGTTAACCCTGGCTGTATCTTTGCCCTTCTATGtcttcttcctcatctcatG GTGGTTTCATGAATCTTCAAGATGGTTAGCCCTGAGTAACAAGTCCGAGCAGGCCATCAAGAACCTCAAGAGTGTGGCCAAATTTAACGGACGCTttgaagagggagaaaaaattGATGTTAAA ATGCTGCAAGAGTCCATGAAGAAAGAGATGTCCTGTACTCAGGGCTCCTACTCTATCCTGGATCTGTTCCACACCCCCACCATGAGGACAATGACAGTCTGCCTCAGTGCTGTCTG GCTATCAACCAGCTTTGCCTACTATGGTCTTGCTATGGATCTGCAAAAGTTTGGAGTGGACATCTACTTAATCCAAGTGATCTTTGGGGCTGTTGACATCCCCGCTAAAGTCGTTGTCACTGTGTCAATGAGTTATATTGGAAGGCGTCGATCACAATGTGCTGTTCTTATCATTGCCGGGGTCACTATTTTGCTCAACTTACTGGTACCTTCTG ATAAACAGACGATTCGCACCTGTCTGGCTGTCGTGGGCAAAGGTTGCCTTGCTGCATCGTTCAACTGCTGTTACCTTTACTCTGGAGAACTGTTCCCAACAATCATTCG TCAGAATGGTATGGGCTGGGTCTCCATGATGGCTCGAATAGGAGCCATGGTGGCCCCTATGGTCCTCCTCACCAGCGACTACATACCATGGCTTCCAGGTTTGATCTACGGAGGAGCTCCCATCCTCAGTGGGCTGGCTGCAATATTTCTTCCTGAGACACTTGGCTCACCTCTTCCTGACACAATACAAGATGTGGAGGAGAG GGGATCTGGGAAAAGATCCAAAATGTCACAGAAGGAAACAATAACCTTGCAGGACAAGCAAGCGAATCTCCTAAAGCAGACTGCCTGA